Proteins encoded in a region of the Pontibacillus halophilus JSM 076056 = DSM 19796 genome:
- the miaA gene encoding tRNA (adenosine(37)-N6)-dimethylallyltransferase MiaA, which translates to MKKKVIAVVGPTAVGKTKCSVEIAKRYGEVISGDSMQIYKGMDVGTAKVTEEEMQGIRHHMIDIKEPDETFSVAEFKREVVKHIENIHKEGRIPIIAGGTGLYIQSVLYDYDFAEEKRDHLYQEALEAAIERDGIDIHYARLERIDPDYAAKVHKNNTRRVIRALEVYDKTGLTMTEYAEQETERESPYEPILIGLYMEREQLYDRINRRVDAMMEEGLLDEVRELINLGYENAQSMQAIGYKEFVPYFQGESTLDEAVSLLKRNTRRFAKRQLTWFRNKLDVRWYEMDEASPEQTFSTILQDLEGIIEGGDE; encoded by the coding sequence ATGAAGAAGAAAGTCATTGCTGTAGTCGGTCCGACTGCTGTAGGCAAGACAAAATGCAGCGTGGAGATTGCGAAGCGGTATGGTGAAGTCATCAGCGGAGATTCTATGCAAATCTACAAAGGGATGGACGTTGGGACGGCGAAAGTGACAGAAGAAGAAATGCAAGGAATCCGACACCATATGATTGATATTAAAGAGCCGGATGAGACGTTTTCAGTTGCAGAATTTAAACGAGAAGTTGTGAAGCATATCGAGAACATCCATAAAGAAGGGCGAATTCCAATTATCGCAGGCGGGACGGGTCTTTATATTCAATCCGTCTTATATGACTATGATTTCGCAGAAGAGAAGCGCGACCATCTTTATCAAGAAGCTTTGGAGGCGGCCATCGAACGAGACGGCATCGATATCCATTATGCTCGCCTTGAACGAATCGACCCTGATTACGCTGCTAAGGTACATAAGAACAATACGCGACGTGTCATACGTGCCTTAGAGGTGTATGATAAAACCGGACTAACGATGACAGAGTACGCCGAGCAGGAAACAGAGCGAGAATCACCATATGAACCCATATTGATTGGACTGTACATGGAACGAGAGCAACTGTATGATCGAATCAATCGTCGTGTAGATGCGATGATGGAAGAGGGGCTCTTAGATGAGGTGAGAGAGCTTATCAATCTAGGATATGAGAATGCACAGAGTATGCAGGCTATCGGGTATAAGGAATTCGTCCCATACTTTCAGGGCGAATCTACACTAGATGAGGCGGTTTCATTACTTAAGCGTAATACACGTCGCTTTGCAAAGCGACAACTGACATGGTTTCGTAATAAGCTTGATGTGCGTTGGTATGAGATGGATGAAGCCTCTCCAGAACAAACTTTTTCAACAATATTGCAAGACTTAGAAGGAATCATTGAGGGTGGAGACGAATAA
- a CDS encoding S8 family peptidase: MASFRLIPHDVIELSSSREKTPYGIEMIQAAPLWDEGYSGKGVTIAVIDSGCDSHHPELKNRIVGGYNFSGGRPSDYRDDNGHGTHVAGTIAASRDQRGLTGVAPNCNLLILKAFDKDGAGSYNQIIQALEYAIKWRGPRNERVRIASLSFGGRQNYKKLHKSIKKAVASNILVVCAAGNNGDGDGSTNEYLYPGYYDEVVQVGAIDKRQRLASFSNTNDEVDLVAPGVDIESTYLNGGYATLSGTSMATPHAAGAAALLLEKGRHEFNRELTEPELYAQLIKHTRSIGYSPVIEGNGLLDLSATTHLTTKSNEPDEEWESFFIDEE, from the coding sequence ATGGCCTCTTTTCGCTTAATCCCCCATGATGTAATCGAATTGTCTTCTTCCCGTGAGAAAACACCCTATGGAATCGAAATGATTCAAGCCGCTCCACTTTGGGACGAAGGATATTCAGGAAAAGGCGTAACTATCGCTGTCATTGATTCAGGTTGTGATAGTCATCATCCTGAATTAAAGAATCGTATTGTAGGTGGATACAACTTCTCAGGTGGTCGCCCCTCAGACTACCGTGATGACAACGGACATGGTACGCACGTTGCCGGCACGATTGCAGCATCTAGAGATCAACGTGGGTTAACTGGAGTCGCGCCGAACTGTAATCTTCTTATTCTGAAAGCGTTTGATAAAGATGGTGCGGGAAGTTACAATCAGATCATTCAAGCGCTTGAATACGCCATTAAATGGCGAGGGCCACGAAATGAACGGGTACGCATCGCTTCTTTATCGTTCGGTGGACGACAGAATTATAAAAAGCTTCATAAGAGCATCAAAAAGGCGGTTGCGTCGAACATCCTTGTAGTCTGTGCTGCTGGAAATAACGGGGATGGGGATGGTTCAACGAATGAATACTTATATCCAGGCTATTATGACGAAGTCGTTCAAGTTGGAGCCATCGATAAACGTCAGAGACTCGCCTCCTTCTCGAATACAAACGATGAAGTGGACCTCGTAGCTCCAGGAGTAGACATTGAATCCACTTATTTAAATGGAGGCTACGCTACCTTATCTGGTACATCAATGGCTACACCACATGCAGCCGGAGCAGCAGCCTTACTTCTTGAAAAAGGCCGCCATGAGTTCAATCGTGAACTAACAGAACCTGAGTTGTATGCGCAATTAATAAAGCATACACGCTCAATTGGGTATTCACCCGTTATTGAAGGAAATGGCTTGTTAGATTTGTCTGCCACTACTCACTTAACTACGAAATCAAATGAACCAGACGAAGAATGGGAATCCTTCTTCATAGACGAGGAATAG
- the hfq gene encoding RNA chaperone Hfq — translation MAQTVNIQDTFLNQLRKDHVQTTVFLLNGFQLRGTIRAFDNFTVLLDVDGKQQLIFKHAISTFAPSKNVNLDKE, via the coding sequence ATGGCGCAAACTGTGAATATTCAAGATACGTTTTTGAACCAACTTCGGAAAGACCACGTGCAAACAACGGTATTCCTATTAAATGGGTTTCAGTTACGAGGCACAATTCGTGCATTCGATAATTTTACCGTCTTATTAGACGTGGATGGAAAGCAGCAACTTATTTTCAAACATGCCATTTCCACATTTGCTCCATCTAAAAATGTGAACTTAGATAAAGAGTAG